A region of Streptomyces deccanensis DNA encodes the following proteins:
- a CDS encoding alpha/beta hydrolase, whose protein sequence is MVKTVKTPSGGRTIAYETWGDPDAHPVFLLHGTPGSRLGPRLRTFDLHKLGVRLIAYDRPGYGGSDRHERRRVVDAAEDVAAIAEDLDLKKYSVVGRSGGAPHALACAARNMGSQVASVAALVSLAPPKPDSDDDSPGDSAVDGLDWPDWRKEMSESNVSTYELLRRHAPDVTELGALLARNAETIRRDPTVFLASLRDEMPSVDRVIVEDAGIRQHLLRNYLSAVGEGEEVDPRAPMGWVDDLVAFRRPWGFDLKDIDGSVPVMLWHGERDIFAPVAHFHWLARKIPSAKAMLQPSAAHFAALPALPQVLAWARNTAGPS, encoded by the coding sequence GTGGTTAAGACAGTGAAGACGCCGTCCGGCGGACGGACGATCGCCTACGAGACCTGGGGCGATCCGGACGCACACCCGGTGTTTCTGCTGCACGGAACTCCCGGAAGCCGACTCGGGCCCCGACTGCGCACCTTCGACCTGCACAAGCTCGGAGTGCGCCTCATCGCCTACGACCGGCCGGGGTACGGCGGTTCCGACCGCCACGAGCGCCGCCGGGTGGTCGACGCCGCCGAGGACGTCGCCGCCATCGCCGAGGACCTGGACCTCAAGAAGTACTCCGTGGTGGGCAGATCGGGCGGCGCACCGCACGCGTTGGCCTGCGCGGCACGGAACATGGGCAGCCAGGTGGCGAGCGTCGCGGCGTTAGTCTCGCTCGCTCCGCCGAAGCCCGACAGCGACGACGACAGCCCCGGCGACAGTGCCGTGGACGGACTCGACTGGCCCGACTGGCGCAAGGAGATGTCCGAGTCCAATGTGTCGACCTACGAGCTGCTGCGACGCCACGCACCCGATGTGACCGAACTGGGCGCGCTGCTGGCCCGCAACGCCGAGACCATCCGGCGCGACCCCACCGTGTTCCTCGCGTCCCTGCGCGACGAGATGCCGAGCGTGGACCGGGTGATCGTCGAGGACGCCGGGATCCGACAGCACCTCCTGCGGAACTACCTGTCCGCGGTGGGCGAGGGGGAGGAGGTCGACCCCCGCGCGCCGATGGGCTGGGTGGACGACCTGGTCGCGTTCCGCCGGCCCTGGGGCTTCGACCTCAAGGACATCGACGGTTCCGTGCCCGTGATGCTGTGGCACGGCGAGCGGGACATCTTCGCCCCGGTCGCCCACTTCCACTGGCTGGCCAGGAAGATCCCCTCGGCCAAGGCCATGCTGCAGCCCTCCGCGGCCCACTTCGCGGCGCTGCCCGCCCTGCCCCAGGTGCTGGCCTGGGCCCGGAACACGGCCGGGCCCTCCTAG